ATACTTGGCTGAAGTCTGTCTCTAAACCTGGGATAAGAAGAtgatgtttaataattaatattttttccttaagataggtaggtacgtaAGGCCGGTTCTAATAATTCGATATAGGTAAGTGAATCCAACAGACCCAAAATGAGTACGAAACGGGTTTAGGTAGGTAGtactacaatttaaatatttaagttattgttaaaatataaaattgcgtaaataattaaactatctgtacaCCTGTGGCATTCATAGCAACTTTTACCAGCTTACAATTAAACGACATCTAACTTAAGGTTTTTATTCCTGTATATTTTAAGGTGTTAAATAATACCATAGTAGTTTCAGTCTACTTACTCCTTCCATATCCACCTCCATAACTGTAGGACAGCGCGTGTATGATCTTTGGCAAGATGATGACAGCTCCGAATCCCAGAATGGAACCTATCAACACTCCTCCCAGGTCTATCTTCACTGGCCCGTAGAGTCCTGGAGCCGTGCTGCCGTAACCACCCtggaaatacataatattaatatgatgtaATTTTTCTCACATATAGAAGAATAGGTACTTAGCTATACCTACTTTCAGACTCCATTAATTCATTACAAAACCGCATTTTGTTATGGGAGTACGCTTTCTCCCTTATCGATCTTTCGTATGCTAACCAATATTTATCTATCAATCACTAAATATATTGAGTAATTAACTGATACTATCGAAAAACAAATTAATCGTAAGTACCAcaataatattctgaatacaATCTGATGACAATGACTGTACCTTAAAATCGACACAACCTGCCAAAAAATATGTGTAGCAAATGCACTCTAGCATTCTGATGACATTTTGATTGCATCCACCTGCTTACGCCAATTCATAAGAGACATAGCTTTTCTTTTGGCGGCGCAATTTGGTTGCAAATGACTTGCACGTGCAAtgatttgtttctttcaaagaatgaatttaaacttttttcgCGTCAATATTCTGCATTTAtccaaataagtaggtacctaattccAGGAATTAAACTCCCTTACATTTTTTGTAGGTGGTCGTAGCTATCTTCAATTAGAAGTCAGTTGCCCCACGTAATTAGTTTGGTCAAAGTATGACAAAAGGCTCAAGACACGTACACCGacaattcaaattattaaaatagaactAAGTCGTTATTACAAGATAAATCCTACCTGTACCTAAAGCTTGACCACTAATCTAACCAACGGAAGAAATTTTATGATCGATCCAAATCAGTTAACAACTCTGAACAAccatattgttataaatattttattagactcATTGTCGTGCTTGGCTGCTTCTAAAATGTCTCAATTTCATTGTCTTCGGCACATCATATAGCAGCCAGCCGAGCGTAGAAAATATCTTTATGAGTTCTTACAAGGATCTGGCAGATACTCGAACGTCAGATATACCTACTTATctgcacatttttttaaaatataatttagattcAATTTGATCGTGATAGCATCCAACATCAATCGTTTGAGTGGTAAAAGATTTTCTATTGCAATGTCTCCGTTTAATTACATTTACCTATCGAAAATATGAATAAGTATCACGTGGTATTACATAACGATGTTAAAACTCCCTGGAGTAGGTAGCTACCTAGTAGTACCTAGTGCTACTCTTCGAACTCCGGAATACGTACGAATGCCTTTtgaattatacattaaaaatactcAGATTCCCTTGATGACACGTGCAAGTAGGTACTAAGTGTACCCACAGAAATAAAATTCATGAACTCACCCCGGTCCCACCGAAGGACGATACTCCAAATCTCTGGGTCCTGTCAGCTTGGTTGTCCCTCTCCTTCTCAACCCTGGCTGATGGCTCCGCCAACTGGTCCTCAGTGCGCAGGAAACTTGGCATGAAGCCTCTGAAATCAAAACTGATTTaggttaaaataatgaaatacctAATTCTTAACAGGAACAACAAACTGTTGGTAGGTGTCTCCACTCTCTGTCGTATTAAAATCTAAGTGTTTGATCCTTTTGAACATTTAATTGCTTTAAACATTTCGtttacataacaaacaaatcCCTATTCATCTTTATACTTAAGCTTGAGTAAAACGGGATACCCCAGCAACACAGACGTTTAACGTCACCGAAATGTTTGAACCAGTGACGGCAGTGGCTTATTTTACTCCGCACTTAAGACTTTTGGATTAGAAATTTTAGTGTGGGCCGCCCCTTCCGCCCCACGTTTAGTCCACCACTTGTTTGTACTACCCTTTTAAACACCCAGGACTATTAATTCAggtacaaacacaaaaaatgcCTCTTACCCATCATTCCTGTACTCCGCGGCAACCAGCCCCAAGCACACCGCTACCACCACAAAGAAAATCTTAGAACCCATCGTACCCGTCTCTTGAAAATGACTGCCGACTTCCAATTCCGTATACGTCTATATACAGGGCGTTCCAAAGCATGCTTCAAGACAATAACATGGGGAAACACGATTGTCACATGTGGTCTACATTGCATAATACTTTTACACAGCGTCACGGTCTTGGACCGATTCTATCTTAGTAGGAAGCTGATCAGTTAATTCCCTAGTGACTTACTTATGGCTTCCTGGTTTCTCTGAGTAGGAAGTTTGTAGTTCACTTCAGAATTCTTGGTGAGGAACTTAGAACAGACTTCTTAGGGATTTCGTTTTACTTGTTGTCTGCAATAGTTTACATGGCAAGAGGCTTTAGGTTAAGCAGTGTTTTCAAATTCGAATTCAGATACCAACATTATAATTGAGTATTAATTTGGTAAAAATGTCTTATCCATTTTTTTACTTACGACTCCCGTTAACTGACaacattttttctaaatgttgGTTTTGaacgtttgaaaaaaaatatgctgtTATAAAAATCTACAGTGTGTTTTAGTTTGCAATAGGTATAGGTCCATTGTCCGGGAACTTGTATGTGAGTAAATTAACTACAGGCAATCTACATTCATAAACCATAAAATATATAGGCGAATTTACTCTAACAGAACCTGAAAACATCCTGTAGTCTGACATAGCACATAATATCTATAGGAAAACACTGGATttctctatgtaaaatactttaCTTACATAAATCACTCCGCATTATAATTTAACCTTAAATACTGAAGAAACCTGAAATGTATATAAATCAATGATCTATGAAtctaatatttctataaattctctCTACCAATCTAGAACTCAGCATTTCCAAAATCCCTCAAGcctatacatacctacatacgtaagtggtaggtacctacgtaaAAGAAATTGACGATATGTTACATTCAGAGCGTGAAAAGCGCACATTGTTGTCACCAGCGCACGCGCATTCAAGATCAACTGCCGCCTACGACTTGTTGCGACATCATTATAACACGCCGctgatgaaattttattattattttttcagttatttacatacataaaaccacgtctgttatacctgaaggtgtaggtaaaggtgtaatattatataatatctacgtttcgccattgacaACAATAGTCCTTGTATGTAATAAGGAacgaatttatttgttttattactaaaatcaCTTGGACTCAAAGCCTGATCCCTCTCTCGTtcgaagacccttgcccagaagtgggacagtaacgggctaaaaaataaaaaaaaatgagataCCTTTACCCCACAAATGGAAATCAGTAGTCTTgatcgggaatcaaacccactacATGCGGAACGGAAATATCTAGATAGAAAACTACATATTGACATTCTTAATTATCTACTTGGCGTTGTGGCGCAATCACATGTAAAATGTCTCAGTTATGCCATACATGTTTACGACCATATAAATGTTCCGCACTCCAAATTGAAACAATGCCCAAAAACAATACCATTGTTTAGTATTTCGGACATCAAAGTCATTGTCCGATTGCAAAATGTGTGATCTTaatggtattattatattttaaagtcagtCAGCTTTGGACCATGGACGGTGCAACTTGCAGCAAAGAAAAGTACCAAATTACAAACTCTACTCTTGctaattaattaactgttttcTAGTTTTTCTTGCAAAAATGGCTACTTAGGGCATCAGCATTATTAGAAGATTGGGCACTCACTGAAAGGTGATGTTATGCTGCCTTCCCTTGACGCGGAGAAAGGCCATGGTGCGAAGAAACGgataaattatatgaataggAGTGCTAAAAAATTTCCGTTCCTTTTAGTGGTTCCAACCGATTGCTTATTATTTCCACGTTTCTCCACACCACAGCCTTGCTCAACGTCAATGGACAGGCAGCTGATCGGTATCCCAGAAGCGAACTATTGAGCGCCAACTTGTTAACGGATTCACGAACCATGGTTTGATCTGACAGGGAAGACTCCAATCAAATGCATCATTGGCTCGAGGCTTCGAGAGCTTACTTCAGTCTTTTCAACAACATAAAAAAGGTTGCGTACTTTTTAttcgcattttttttttgctaagaGACGTCTACCTGTctccataaatattattatgttcaaacAATACACGGAAACTTTATGCATCCATAGTACATTTGATTTTCCACACTATTTAACGTTTGTTGTGGCAAAATGGCGACAAACGCGGGAACGAGTTGGCCCGAGAATCACGGATTATTGCCAGAatagaaaatgttaaaagtgtttatttttattttttgtgtggtATTATTTGTGAGAGGAGATAAAGAGAGTAAGAAGAAGGAAAAGAAGTTGCCGAAACTATTTTCCTTTGATGTGGACGACGAGGATGTGTCCGTAAGTGTTTTTTACTTCTCTATTTCTTGAGCTGTGGAAATCTAATGAGAAAATTTCTTAAATTATGGGTACTTTAAGAGATGTATGTACGAATATAAACTACGGAGTTCTTGGTATTTTGACTTAAATAAAAGTCGGTGAGCTTTCTAAGCGACATCTTTTTGAAAACTATGTGTGGAATGCTTTCATCTTTAAGTAAAAATTGTGTTAGTACAATTCTAGGGACCATGACTATTTTGGAACCAAAAGTAGTTTATCCTAATCTTCTCAGCTCTTGCGGGGCCTCTTTGATCAAAGATCCGTGACATTAGGCTAATTCGTCTTCTTTCACTTTCGCCTCTGGCTTTACTTCGTCAGTTCTAAGTATACTTGTAGTGTACTTTTGTtactatagtaatataatttaattctgtaatttaactttaattccAGATTGAGTTGGAGTTTTCAATACCTTTTATCAAAATACCGGTGAAGAAGACTCTTAATGCAGCAAATGGAAATGAAGCAGGGGTAAGTTATTGtaaatttgttatttgtgtTGATAGCAGCGAGAAGAAAGTGGACTTCTTAAGCtcttacatattttcttttcgCTACTAGTCATCTTCAGTTTAAAAAGGTTTTCTTATGTTCAAAATGGCTTCCTTCTCAtagtttctttaaattttatagaaactttcgattttgtaatagtttattttactgtttcttagatatttttttccgtaGATAAGAGACTTTCAGGAAGACACAATTGACTATGACAAAATTTGTGTAACCGACTAACGATTTATCTCTCTTTTTCTTGTTCATTAGTGGATGTACCatctaaaactaaactaaaacttgATTGCCAACATATTTATAGGAAAACAACCGTCCATTAATACGGTGAAAACCGTGAAAGTCAAGCAATAATCAACGTTTGTATTATTAAGCGTCATTACGCCTAATGTTAGAATTTAAGCGGCCAATCTTACATGAGACATCATGCTAACCATTACCGTGAAAACTGTACAAATTGGCGGGCGAAACATACAGATACGGTAATGTTTAGAATAGGAAGAAATATGGCTATAATAGAAGTAATAGCATATTATTTTAGCGTTACGTTTTTCCTggaaactattaaaataaagatttgaatCTAGATTTAAAGTATATTGTCCGTTAGAAATGGCTAAACGTTGGTTAGTTTCCTTGGAAGTGTAAAGTCAAATTTTGCTTAACACACTAACGTTTTAATATGACAATTTGAAGGCTCAATGATTAAGGTTGTTGTGTTTGTCTAATACTGCCACATTCAAATGCACATATTGAAATGGACATATTGactttttataagaaactaTGGATGAAGAAAGAGATATTGTATAGCGTCGATCTctccaaaataaaattgtaaagacaTCAATCCCAGATTAAATTTATAGGTCCAATGATACAAACACTATTCTTCATACAAAGTCTTCTAACAAACTTCTGTACCTAAggatttataattgtttttctcGAGGCTTACGTAAATACAAAGAAAGTACTTGTCTATCCTTTCTCTGGTCACATCTCGCAATTTTGCGACTCGTAAGTTGTGAACCGTCGTTTTATTGTGCTCAACAATGCACGGAAACTTTTTGTAGTCATGCCCATTGATTTCCTTCACTATTTTAATGAATGCAACATAAAAATGGCGGCACACGCCGTCAAGTTTTGGCGCGAACGCCACAGATTGCCTcaattaaaaaatgtgaatgttgaaaatgttaaaagtgttcgtatttatttattttatgacgaTATTAGTGAAATGTGATAATGGAAGACGAAAAAGGGATTATGTGGGGAGGCAGGCTAAGTTTTTCTCGTTCAATGTTATGGAGGAAGATATCACGGTAAGTGCTTTTTggattctttttatattttgtgctaGTGTTGCTGGATTGTGAAAGATTTATGTGTAACCTGTAAGGTAAACAGCACACAATACTGCATATGATAAAAGGAGTTGCTTCAGGAGTTAAGTCTAGGCTTAAATTATCGTCTCGTTATCTACGGAAGATCCGTTTTAACGCAATGGTCAGCATTGAAACTTTTCGTTACTTTATTACATagataattacataaaaactaaCTTCCAGCTTAAATAAATCGCCTAAGAATCCATTTTCTTAGTTATTCTTcttattcatacaaatttatATCAACTTTTATTCCTTTTTGATACAAAATCTCACCTAATTAGCTTGCTTAGGTATTACTTTAGATACTTTATCATTATAAATGTAACCAGGGCTCTTTAATTTCAGATAGACTTGGACTTTAACATACCGTTCATAAAAATACCGGTAAAGAAAACAACAGACTCTGTTTACGGACTAACGGTAAGTTTCCAGTATTGAGGGCTAGTGACAAAAATGTTGGCCCAAAAGTTGTGTGTTCCTTATTATGTCTTGCCAATAACTatcttattttttctatattttttgttttatttcaattatattatcatcCTAAATTTATTCGAATCGGTTTTTATTCTTAAGCTAACAAACAAACgaaaactttcacatttatttggCCTACATTTATAAATCTTTGCATGGATCTTGtgtaagttatattatattcaaattgtaACTTGTCTGTTTCCATTCAATtcataaacaatgtttttgtgCAAGGATATTGGACGGATTTGTAATCTCTGGCACTGCTACACCAATTTTGATTAAACTTCTAACGTCTTTAAAGAAACTGCAAAATCGATTTGAATAGCATTATTTTCTGATTTAGGAATTTCCAACGATCAACATCAATCCGGCGTCGATCGCGCTGGGCGGGGCCGTGGTGTTGGGGACCACGGTACTGATTCCCTTTCTCCTGAAATACTACACCTACCACCATGACGACTACCGGTACGCTAGGAGTGagtagttaattttaaaccttTATCTTGTTACCTTTAAGCAAATTTTGTCCCgagaacattattttaaattagaatagtTCTAACTGTAAACTTTTCTATGTATGATCTTTATATTGTAACTACTATTctcatatctatactatctatactaatattataaagctgaagagtttgtttgtttgattgtttgtttaaacgcgcaaatctcgggaactactggtccgattttttaaattgtttcagtgttagatagcccatttatcgaggaagtctataggctatatatcatcacgctacgaccaatagtagcagagtaccagtgaaaaatgttaaaaaaacgtggaaaattatgattctcttatgtgacgcaagcgaagttgcgcgggtcagctagtttctcaTAAATGGCGTCATTACGACACAGAAAAGTGTGAAAATTAATAACCTTAAGCTATACCTTGGCGTATATTATGTGCACGCGGCTTCATATCTAGAGGTACCTGAAGATGAAAGCTAAAAAGTTAGGTTTTGTGTTGCTGTATAggatttaaatatatataaacaaaatattaaaagctgGTAAGCAGTTTATTATAAACTcacaacatttaataaaatagtttacgGACACGGACCGCAGCAGCTTTTTTTGTTTCTCGACACCTTCTTTGGTTTTATAGATGTGCAGGACTTCTTGCATCTTGGCTTGGGCTCTGGGATCCCCGCATCGGCTGGTATGTACTGTGTCTCCACGTGGATATAAGTCTTACGTTTCCTAGGACTGAGGTCGAAACATCCAAAAGGTGGAGTGTATTCGATATCCCACGTTGCGTTGCTGGACAAAGAGCTCAATGATTCCGTTTCACAGACACAGCCAGGCTCTTTGAAGGCTGGACAGCTGTCAATAACCCTGTCGATAGCAGAAAGATCGTTGCAGAACACGTCCATGTACGCACACTTGCAAATATCTTCAACTGCTTCGGCTAATGCTTTCCTGATCTCCGCGTCTCgttgtttctttaatttaacCATTTTGCGAGCCTCGACTTTCGCTTGTTCTTCTGGACTTCGTTTCTTGATAATTTTGAAGACCATTGGGTCGCAGTCTACATAAGGATCTTCGTTTGACGCTATTTCTGTTAAATCTTTTAGTGGATTTACCTGAAAATTACAATGAATGTCAAGCTTTtgcaatatataattattatagtaagaaGGGTATATCagataagataagataggaTAACTTGCACATTAGAGATGCTATACATAAACAAACGTTGCAGACATGATCCTTTGACAAACCCGTTTGAGTTTGTATTGCGAAAATCGTGCAATGACAAAAATCGACACGAACCGGATATTTATGTTGCGACGTGTACAAAGGGgacttaatataaaatttttaatggTAAAAATGAGAATAAAATATTCCTAACCTGTATAGTGAACACATCGCCCTTCCTCTGAACCTTGAGCGCAGGCTTCGGCTCCAGAGCCTCCTCAGGCTCAGAGTCTCCTCCGCCGAGGTCAGTACCCGGCCTGTGaccttttttcttcttcttctgttTTTTGTCCTTGTCTGGACCACCGCGAGCGCATTTGAACGTCATCATTTTTGCTACGCTCTTGCCAACAACGCCGGGAGACCATCCTCGACGGAACTGCATATCACGATATTATGTGATTTGAAAAACATACATCATTGCATATATAAAGTTCCCTATATGTGTTGCCATTGATCCCTCCAAATAACTGGACTATCAAACAATCCAAATTCCCAATCCaatctatatacttatataaaaattaatgtctgttcgttagtctcgctaaaactcgagatcgattggctaattttggtcctGAATTATTTGCGGAAGTCAGAGCAAAAGGTGAATAAACATGAAAATGCTCCgaatgatataaaataagaaagcttgagcggagctgcgcgggctagctagtcataaataagaaaataacaataatagtgTTACAACATTTTCTTCCCCGTCCTTAGATTGTTTATTGACAGGCGTAGatgaaaatatatgttatttttaatactataccTTCATTCCGGGAACATCGGTCGCTGTCCACAACCATCCCATGTGGGCAGGAACGGCCAAGCCTGGCTTGAAGTAGAGACATGTTTTGTGACCGATGTTAACCCCTGTAGTGAAACAATTAATTAGAATTATTAACCTTATAACTGCTATCAGTGGAATCAAGAGCGACGCAGGATccttctaatattttttatcatctttattgattttactcaatttacacaaaatattatataacaacatacaaaaaaatattaatactaaatatttaaggCGATTCCCTTACAACGAACGAATCTTTTtgcagtttttataaataatgtttcgaAGTCCAACGTGCGCGAGTCTAATTCGTACTTGGCGGTTTATAATAAGTaggctaaaaataaatatagtacctGGGTACGAGTCACCGAAGCTGTAGTTATACTTCGAAgagttcttcttcttcttcttgacCCCTTCCTCGTCGTCACccatctttatttatttagagtgTCGCCTAAACAGTaagttgtattttatattactcGTATTCTTC
Above is a window of Anticarsia gemmatalis isolate Benzon Research Colony breed Stoneville strain chromosome 19, ilAntGemm2 primary, whole genome shotgun sequence DNA encoding:
- the LOC142981127 gene encoding uncharacterized protein LOC142981127; translated protein: MLKMLKVFVFIYFMTILVKCDNGRRKRDYVGRQAKFFSFNVMEEDITIDLDFNIPFIKIPVKKTTDSVYGLTEFPTININPASIALGGAVVLGTTVLIPFLLKYYTYHHDDYRYARILDNAEFGADALLDFAQQMVMNSHGFRGCPLRLACWAAQREVADPHAILNQITNNKLLSSMVNSSAVEDAMISGMHGRSCSSYGPCPLQEHHLPVIMNNLAVLTNNPGYY
- the LOC142981152 gene encoding uncharacterized protein LOC142981152 isoform X2 is translated as MGSKIFFVVVAVCLGLVAAEYRNDGGFMPSFLRTEDQLAEPSARVEKERDNQADRTQRFGVSSFGGTGGGYGSTAPGLYGPVKIDLGGVLIGSILGFGAVIILPKIIHALSYSYGGGYGRSLETDFSQVSEMFGKIDEMLSRYNVDSTACMQRLACSYVQLANENMISGNATDFDALLSSLSNNSLVHRMLDGTPVFEAVSAGRSLDADCHSLYAKCKLDKKTVVKMLTQLVPS
- the LOC142981152 gene encoding uncharacterized protein LOC142981152 isoform X1, encoding MGSKIFFVVVAVCLGLVAAEYRNDGFDFRGFMPSFLRTEDQLAEPSARVEKERDNQADRTQRFGVSSFGGTGGGYGSTAPGLYGPVKIDLGGVLIGSILGFGAVIILPKIIHALSYSYGGGYGRSLETDFSQVSEMFGKIDEMLSRYNVDSTACMQRLACSYVQLANENMISGNATDFDALLSSLSNNSLVHRMLDGTPVFEAVSAGRSLDADCHSLYAKCKLDKKTVVKMLTQLVPS
- the LOC142981219 gene encoding uncharacterized protein LOC142981219 isoform X2, with translation MGDDEEGVKKKKKNSSKYNYSFGDSYPGVNIGHKTCLYFKPGLAVPAHMGWLWTATDVPGMKFRRGWSPGVVGKSVAKMMTFKCARGGPDKDKKQKKKKKGHRPGTDLGGGDSEPEEALEPKPALKVQRKGDVFTIQVNPLKDLTEIASNEDPYVDCDPMVFKIIKKRSPEEQAKVEARKMVKLKKQRDAEIRKALAEAVEDICKCAYMDVFCNDLSAIDRVIDSCPAFKEPGCVCETESLSSLSSNATWDIEYTPPFGCFDLSPRKRKTYIHVETQYIPADAGIPEPKPRCKKSCTSIKPKKVSRNKKSCCGPCP